Genomic window (Flavobacteriales bacterium):
AGTCGAAGGACATTCCCCACCCGCCCTTGGAGGCGCTCTTCACCATCGATGAGGAGACCGGCATGACCGGCGCTTTCGAGCTGAAGGGCGGATTGCTGGACGCGCACATCCTGCTGAATTTGGACACCGAGGAGGACAATGAGCTCACCATCGGTTGTGCCGGTGGCGTGGACGTGACCGCTACGGGCACCTACGCCGGTGAAGCCGCTCCGAAAGGCATTAAAGGCTATCGCCTAAAAATAGAAGGCTTGACCGGCGGGCATTCCGGCACGGAGATCCACATCGGACGGGGCAACGCGAACAAGCTGATGAACCGGATCCTGCTCGAGAACGAGGGGCACGGCATCCGCGTCTCCACCATCGAGGGCGGCAGCCTTCGGAACGCGATCCCGCGCGAAAGTGTCGCCAGCATCGGCGTGCCTACGGACAAGGTGGATGCCTTCACCAAGGATTTCGAGAAACTCCGCGACACATTGAAGTCGGAGTATGGCACCACCGATCCGGAACTGAAGATCGGGATGGCACCGGCGGACCTGAACGGCAAGGTGATGGCCACCGCCGACCAAGGCCGTTTTCTGCGCGCGGTGCAGGCCTGCCCGGGCGGCATCTACCGCTTGAGCCCCGATGTGGAGGACCTGGTGCAGACCAGCAACAACGTGGCCCGCATCGAACTGAAGGACGGCAACTGGACCGTGATGTGCCTTACCCGCGGCTCGGTGGACAGCGAGAAGATGGACGAGGCCAACAGCATCAAGGCCGTCTTCGAACTGATCGATGCCAAGGTGGAATTCACCGGTGCCTACCCCGGCTGGACGCCCCGCCCCGATGCCAAGATCGTGAAGCTGATGGCCGACATCTACCGGGAACGTTTCAAGAGCGAGCCGCATGTGCTTGCTTGCCACGCCGGCCTGGAATGTGGCATCCTCGGCACCAACTATCCGAAGATGGAGATGATCTCCTTCGGCCCAACCATCCGTGGCCCGCACTCGCCCGATGAGCGGGTGCAGATCAG
Coding sequences:
- a CDS encoding aminoacyl-histidine dipeptidase, translated to MNEAIRALEPKALWNHFADLNAVPRPSKKEERVIQFIKEFGEKLGLPTQVDQAGNVIIKKPGTKGKEKETPVALQSHLDMVHQKNNDTQFNFDTDGIKMKVEGDWVKADGTTLGADNGIGVASIMALLESKDIPHPPLEALFTIDEETGMTGAFELKGGLLDAHILLNLDTEEDNELTIGCAGGVDVTATGTYAGEAAPKGIKGYRLKIEGLTGGHSGTEIHIGRGNANKLMNRILLENEGHGIRVSTIEGGSLRNAIPRESVASIGVPTDKVDAFTKDFEKLRDTLKSEYGTTDPELKIGMAPADLNGKVMATADQGRFLRAVQACPGGIYRLSPDVEDLVQTSNNVARIELKDGNWTVMCLTRGSVDSEKMDEANSIKAVFELIDAKVEFTGAYPGWTPRPDAKIVKLMADIYRERFKSEPHVLACHAGLECGILGTNYPKMEMISFGPTIRGPHSPDERVQISSVQKYWGFLLETLERI